In Candidatus Woesearchaeota archaeon, one genomic interval encodes:
- a CDS encoding class I SAM-dependent methyltransferase, with amino-acid sequence MSHYYHQHQSSRLRLAPITVKHGGQNLNLSTASGVFSYGKLDKGTKVLITYARVHENDRILDMGCGYGVIGITFAKTYPHASVVLLDINERAVQLAEKNIKANNVTNAVALQSDLYSGLQANTDQAINTVFDTVLTNPPQSAGKSVCFQIIEQAPRYLRLHGSLQLVARRHKGGNQLAEKMKAVFGNLQVLVKKGGYWLYYAEKTE; translated from the coding sequence ATGAGCCACTATTATCACCAGCATCAATCTTCTCGGTTGCGATTGGCTCCTATCACGGTAAAGCATGGAGGACAAAACCTCAACCTTAGTACTGCTTCTGGAGTTTTTTCTTATGGAAAACTTGATAAGGGAACAAAGGTCCTCATCACCTATGCCCGTGTTCATGAAAATGATCGTATTTTGGACATGGGTTGTGGTTATGGTGTTATTGGAATTACATTTGCAAAAACCTATCCTCATGCTTCAGTAGTTCTCCTTGATATAAATGAGCGGGCAGTGCAACTTGCGGAGAAAAACATAAAAGCAAATAATGTTACCAATGCCGTTGCTCTGCAAAGTGATCTCTATTCAGGACTTCAAGCTAATACTGATCAAGCAATAAATACTGTCTTTGATACGGTTCTTACCAATCCGCCTCAGTCTGCAGGAAAATCAGTCTGTTTTCAGATTATCGAACAAGCTCCCCGATATTTACGGCTTCATGGATCCTTACAATTAGTAGCACGCCGTCATAAGGGCGGAAACCAACTAGCGGAAAAAATGAAAGCTGTTTTTGGCAACCTTCAGGTTCTTGTAAAAAAGGGTGGATATTGGCTGTATTACGCAGAGAAAACAGAATAG